In one Pseudomonas hydrolytica genomic region, the following are encoded:
- a CDS encoding patatin-like phospholipase family protein, whose amino-acid sequence MRRLLCSLICLLALSSLPTIASERVGLVLSGGAARGLAHIGVLKALEEQGLRIDAIAGTSMGAIVGGLYAAGYSVAELERLALELDWQQALSDSPPREDIPFRRKQDDRDFLVKQKLSFRDDGSLGLPLGVIQGQNLALLLESLMVHRSATRDFDQLPIPYRAVATDVVTGEQVIMRTGHLPQVMRASMSIPAVFAPVELDGRLLVDGGMVNNVPIDVARQMGVDRVIVVDLGMPLKPAKDLLTVVDVMNQSINLMMRKNSEAQLGTLETDDVLIQPPLAGFGVADFDRAEQMIEAGYRATQIQAERLARLQSSTAGSPALAMARSREQRTPVIREIRVENDSKVGDAVIRRHIRQPLDEPLDVERLQKDMGTLYGLDYFERVQYRVAPLDERGSALVIDARGKRTGTDYLRLGLNLSDDMRGDSTFNIGASYRVNGINELGAEWLTRLQLGDRQELYSEFYQPLDAGSRYFAAPYLFGEAQNIEAIVDNDPIAEYRLERYGYGLNLGRQIANNGEIRFGIGQAWGEADVRVGERDLPSFSFSEGYYELKYSFDTLDNLDFPRRGEDIGLLLRQYDSGLGADDEYRQWQLELSKVFSVEANTWVLGGRYGRTLDEADVVTSGFVLGGAQELSGFRQDALSGQNVALARMVYYRRLTQRSLLPLDFPLYLGMSLERGRAWNNDNAFDSGYINAASIFLGLDTPLGPLNFSYGFNDEREKALYLNLGKSF is encoded by the coding sequence ATGCGCCGCCTGCTCTGTTCGCTGATCTGCCTGCTCGCCCTGTCCAGCCTGCCCACCATCGCCAGCGAGCGCGTCGGCCTGGTGCTCTCTGGTGGCGCCGCCCGCGGCCTGGCACATATCGGCGTGCTCAAGGCCCTGGAGGAACAGGGTCTGCGCATCGACGCCATCGCCGGCACCAGCATGGGCGCCATCGTCGGCGGTCTGTACGCGGCCGGCTATTCGGTGGCGGAACTGGAGCGCCTGGCCCTGGAACTGGACTGGCAACAGGCCCTGTCGGACTCGCCGCCACGTGAGGACATACCCTTTCGCCGCAAGCAGGACGACCGCGATTTCCTGGTCAAGCAGAAGCTCAGCTTCCGCGATGATGGCAGCCTCGGACTGCCCCTGGGGGTCATCCAGGGGCAGAACCTGGCGCTGCTGCTGGAAAGCCTGATGGTGCATCGCAGCGCGACCCGCGACTTCGATCAGTTACCCATCCCCTACCGCGCCGTGGCCACCGATGTGGTTACCGGCGAGCAGGTGATCATGCGCACCGGCCACCTGCCCCAGGTGATGCGCGCCAGCATGTCGATCCCCGCGGTGTTCGCCCCGGTGGAGCTGGACGGCCGTCTGCTGGTGGACGGCGGCATGGTCAACAACGTGCCGATCGACGTGGCGCGGCAGATGGGGGTGGATCGGGTCATAGTGGTCGACCTCGGCATGCCGCTGAAACCAGCCAAGGACCTGCTCACCGTGGTCGACGTGATGAACCAGTCGATCAACCTGATGATGCGCAAGAACTCCGAGGCACAGCTCGGCACGCTGGAGACCGACGACGTGCTGATCCAGCCGCCGCTGGCGGGCTTCGGCGTGGCCGACTTCGACCGTGCCGAGCAGATGATCGAGGCCGGCTACCGGGCCACGCAGATCCAGGCCGAGCGTCTGGCGCGCCTGCAGAGCAGCACGGCCGGCAGCCCGGCGCTGGCCATGGCGCGCTCGCGCGAGCAGCGCACGCCGGTGATCCGGGAAATCCGCGTGGAGAACGACTCCAAGGTCGGAGATGCGGTGATCCGCCGGCACATCCGTCAGCCACTGGACGAGCCGCTGGATGTGGAGCGACTGCAGAAAGACATGGGCACGCTGTACGGCCTGGATTACTTCGAGCGCGTGCAGTATCGCGTGGCGCCGCTGGATGAACGCGGCAGTGCGCTGGTGATCGATGCGCGCGGCAAGCGCACCGGCACCGACTACCTGCGCCTGGGCCTGAACCTGTCCGATGACATGCGCGGCGACAGCACTTTCAACATTGGCGCCAGTTACCGCGTCAACGGCATCAACGAACTGGGAGCCGAATGGCTGACTCGCCTGCAGCTCGGCGACCGTCAGGAGCTGTACAGCGAGTTCTATCAGCCGCTGGACGCCGGTTCGCGCTACTTCGCCGCGCCCTATCTGTTCGGTGAGGCGCAGAACATCGAAGCCATAGTGGACAACGACCCCATCGCCGAGTACCGCCTGGAGCGCTACGGCTACGGCCTCAACCTCGGCCGGCAGATCGCCAACAACGGCGAGATCCGCTTCGGCATCGGCCAGGCATGGGGCGAGGCGGACGTGCGCGTGGGCGAGCGCGATCTGCCCAGCTTCAGTTTCAGCGAGGGCTACTACGAGCTGAAGTACTCCTTCGACACCCTCGACAACCTCGACTTCCCACGCCGCGGTGAAGACATCGGTCTGTTGCTGCGCCAGTACGACAGCGGCCTGGGCGCGGACGACGAGTACCGCCAATGGCAGCTGGAACTGAGCAAGGTGTTCAGCGTAGAGGCCAATACCTGGGTGCTGGGCGGTCGCTACGGACGCACCCTGGACGAGGCGGATGTCGTCACCTCGGGCTTCGTCCTCGGCGGTGCGCAGGAGCTGTCAGGCTTTCGCCAGGACGCGCTGAGCGGTCAGAACGTGGCCCTGGCGCGAATGGTCTATTACCGCCGACTGACCCAGCGTTCTCTGCTGCCGCTGGACTTCCCCCTGTACCTGGGCATGTCGCTGGAACGCGGCCGGGCCTGGAACAACGACAATGCCTTCGACAGCGGCTACATCAACGCGGCGAGCATCTTCCTCGGCCTGGACACGCCGCTGGGACCGCTGAACTTCAGCTATGGCTTCAACGACGAGCGGGAAAAGGCGCTGTATCTCAACCTCGGCAAGAGTTTCTGA
- a CDS encoding FimV/HubP family polar landmark protein, whose protein sequence is MARVRQLMLGLASGSALYSGMAPALGLGEITLHSALNQPFEAEIELLEVGDLGAQDLRVGLAPAEVFSRSGVERFYFLNDLRFTPLLRGTRSVIRVVSSRPVREPYLNFIVEVARPGGQLLREYTVLLDPPGSSAYTAVAASNAAAPTQSSSAAAPAAAPVRSVTAPSAAQGHRHQVVRGDSLWSIAARLREQGSTLSQQALMEGILALNPSAFAGGDPSRLQAGAQLLLPDAARASAAAPVAAQAPAAAEPVVEPASAPLAAQESTPEQTESLQQLLERQRQVDLELANQAAENLQLQQGLAQLQLQLQQLQEQLVQKDAQLAELTQQSSAAAPAQPPAVVTEPVSQPAAAERSGFSLLLAGGVALLLLLLGAMLWAARRRDKAGPVVQVQPKAQRQAPAPQARAAAVATPESESEPEPVAVVAPVARPAPAVQRAPGPVDPLEAANVYIAYGRINEARGELSKALTLEPQRSDLRFRLLEVLAQLGDGAGFAREEAVLRAEGFDEARIDALKARHPGLHHAEPFQASEPEVQQPLAQAQPVAEPDFQLNLDDLSLDADWDLVSPFPAARSKPKAAAQPEFDPSFSSNLQELPEVFEMPDEGGGLSAFGEMEMVLTDEALDDNFLDAFAGEADATAALQGDIDQLAGNPQHMAKLNQALAYIQQGDLATACDILNEVIDQGDDEQKRAARQLLAEIA, encoded by the coding sequence ATGGCTCGGGTGCGTCAGTTGATGTTGGGTTTGGCGTCGGGTTCTGCGCTCTATTCGGGCATGGCGCCGGCGCTCGGGTTGGGTGAGATCACCCTGCATTCGGCGTTGAATCAGCCTTTCGAAGCCGAGATCGAGTTGCTTGAGGTCGGCGATCTCGGTGCGCAGGATCTGCGCGTGGGACTGGCACCGGCCGAAGTCTTCAGTCGCTCGGGTGTCGAGCGCTTCTATTTTCTCAACGACCTGCGTTTCACGCCCTTGCTGCGCGGCACGCGCAGCGTGATCCGGGTGGTTTCCAGTCGCCCGGTACGTGAGCCCTATCTGAATTTCATCGTCGAAGTGGCGCGCCCGGGTGGTCAGCTGCTGCGCGAGTACACCGTGCTGCTCGATCCGCCGGGCTCGTCTGCCTACACCGCCGTGGCGGCCTCCAATGCAGCGGCGCCCACGCAGTCAAGCAGTGCTGCAGCGCCGGCTGCTGCTCCGGTCAGAAGCGTCACTGCCCCCAGCGCTGCGCAAGGGCATCGCCATCAGGTGGTTCGTGGCGACAGCCTGTGGTCGATTGCGGCTCGACTCCGCGAGCAGGGCAGTACGCTGTCGCAGCAGGCGCTGATGGAGGGCATCCTCGCCCTCAATCCGAGCGCCTTCGCGGGGGGCGATCCCAGCCGCCTGCAGGCCGGCGCACAGCTGTTGCTGCCCGATGCCGCCCGTGCGAGCGCTGCAGCCCCGGTTGCCGCCCAAGCCCCTGCCGCGGCGGAGCCGGTGGTCGAGCCTGCAAGTGCACCGCTGGCGGCGCAGGAATCGACTCCAGAACAGACGGAAAGCCTGCAGCAGTTGCTTGAGAGACAGCGCCAGGTCGATCTGGAGCTGGCCAACCAGGCCGCCGAGAACCTGCAGCTGCAGCAGGGCCTGGCGCAACTGCAACTGCAGCTGCAGCAACTGCAGGAACAACTGGTACAGAAGGACGCGCAACTGGCCGAGCTGACGCAGCAGAGCAGCGCCGCAGCACCGGCGCAACCGCCTGCTGTCGTCACCGAACCCGTTTCGCAGCCCGCGGCCGCCGAGCGTAGCGGATTCTCCCTGTTGCTGGCCGGGGGCGTGGCGTTGTTGCTGTTGTTGCTCGGCGCCATGCTCTGGGCCGCGCGCCGACGCGACAAGGCCGGGCCGGTGGTTCAGGTGCAGCCCAAGGCGCAGCGACAGGCCCCGGCACCCCAGGCGCGGGCCGCGGCCGTTGCGACGCCTGAGTCGGAGTCGGAACCTGAGCCGGTGGCGGTGGTTGCGCCTGTTGCCAGGCCGGCGCCCGCTGTGCAGCGGGCGCCGGGTCCGGTCGATCCGCTGGAGGCGGCCAATGTCTACATCGCCTATGGCCGCATCAACGAGGCGCGTGGCGAGCTGAGCAAGGCGCTGACCCTGGAGCCGCAGCGCAGCGATCTGCGTTTCCGCCTGCTGGAGGTGCTGGCGCAGCTCGGCGATGGCGCAGGCTTTGCCCGCGAGGAGGCCGTGCTGCGTGCCGAAGGCTTCGACGAGGCGCGCATCGATGCGCTCAAGGCTCGCCATCCCGGCTTGCACCATGCGGAGCCGTTCCAGGCCAGCGAGCCCGAGGTGCAGCAGCCATTGGCCCAGGCGCAGCCCGTTGCCGAGCCCGATTTCCAGCTCAACCTCGACGACCTGTCGCTGGATGCCGACTGGGACCTGGTCAGCCCGTTCCCTGCGGCGCGCAGCAAGCCCAAGGCCGCTGCCCAGCCCGAGTTCGATCCGTCTTTCTCCAGCAATCTGCAGGAGTTGCCGGAGGTGTTCGAGATGCCCGACGAAGGCGGTGGTCTCAGCGCCTTCGGCGAGATGGAGATGGTGCTCACGGATGAGGCGCTGGACGACAACTTCCTCGACGCCTTCGCCGGTGAAGCCGATGCCACCGCGGCCCTGCAGGGTGACATCGACCAGTTGGCGGGCAATCCCCAGCACATGGCCAAGCTCAACCAGGCTCTGGCCTACATCCAGCAGGGCGATCTGGCCACTGCCTGCGACATCCTCAACGAAGTGATCGATCAGGGTGATGACGAGCAGAAGCGGGCCGCGCGCCAGCTCCTCGCAGAAATCGCCTGA
- a CDS encoding DMT family transporter, with amino-acid sequence MKERNALLAIHLGALLFGLSGIFGKLAATTPNMIAGGRALFAILALGLTAVLWRNRNALRPNLRQVALLAIGGLLLGAHWVTFFEAVKVAGVAIATLGFASFPAFTVLLEGLLFRERTRPMEFAMVGVVCLGLVLVTPEFSLASTATGGLLWAVLSGFLFALLSLLNRASTRGLDPVQAALYQNLTVFVCFMPLAWPLLPSVRPMDWLWLAMLGIFCTGLAHSLFVASLRVLKARTTAVIFALEPVYGILFAWWLFSEQPTLRMLAGGVLIVGAIFVSARMAR; translated from the coding sequence ATGAAGGAACGTAATGCCCTGCTGGCAATTCACCTCGGTGCCCTGCTGTTCGGTCTGTCGGGCATCTTCGGCAAGCTGGCAGCCACCACCCCGAACATGATCGCCGGCGGCCGGGCGCTATTCGCCATCCTCGCCCTGGGCCTGACGGCCGTGCTCTGGCGCAATCGCAACGCGCTACGCCCGAACCTGCGCCAGGTCGCCCTGCTGGCCATCGGCGGGCTGCTCCTGGGCGCGCACTGGGTGACCTTCTTCGAAGCGGTCAAGGTCGCCGGCGTGGCCATCGCCACCCTCGGCTTCGCCAGCTTCCCGGCGTTCACCGTATTGCTGGAAGGGCTGCTGTTTCGCGAGCGAACGCGTCCCATGGAGTTCGCCATGGTCGGCGTGGTCTGCCTGGGGCTGGTGCTGGTCACCCCGGAATTCAGTCTTGCCAGCACCGCCACCGGCGGGCTGCTGTGGGCGGTCCTATCCGGCTTCCTGTTCGCCCTGCTGTCACTGCTCAACCGCGCCAGTACGCGCGGCCTCGACCCGGTACAGGCGGCGCTGTATCAGAACCTCACGGTGTTCGTCTGCTTCATGCCGCTGGCCTGGCCGCTGCTGCCCAGCGTGCGACCGATGGACTGGCTGTGGCTGGCGATGCTCGGGATCTTCTGCACGGGCCTGGCCCACAGCCTGTTCGTCGCCAGCCTGCGTGTGCTCAAGGCGCGCACCACGGCGGTGATCTTCGCCCTGGAGCCGGTCTACGGCATCCTCTTCGCCTGGTGGCTGTTCAGCGAACAACCGACCCTGCGCATGCTGGCCGGCGGCGTGCTGATCGTCGGTGCGATCTTCGTGTCGGCGCGTATGGCGCGTTGA
- a CDS encoding glycosyltransferase family 4 protein: MRILIVSDAWSPQVNGVVTSLAALVRELRGLGHQVKLLSPADFRSVPCPTYAEIPLVWDLWRVGAAIRDFRPDCVHLATEGPLGWAARNWLNKRGLAFSSAIHTRFPEYVSTRWPWIAPRWGYAYLRAFHRTSQAVLVTTERLREEFAGWHLQRLQLWRKGVDTTLFRPEQSRPRPPHPVFLYVGRIAPEKNLEAFLDLQLPGEKRVVGDGPQREALQLRYRQVRFLGYRHGQALVEAYQDASVLVFPSRTDTYGLVMLEALACGTPVAAFPVAGPLDVLQQGVSGVLDDDLGAACLAALELDRARCAELAAAQSWRASALEFLALQPLIDGEPAALGEALVDSR; this comes from the coding sequence ATGAGGATACTGATCGTCTCCGACGCCTGGTCGCCGCAGGTCAATGGCGTGGTCACCAGCCTGGCTGCCCTGGTGCGCGAGCTGCGCGGCCTGGGTCATCAGGTCAAGCTGCTGTCGCCGGCGGATTTTCGTTCAGTGCCCTGTCCGACCTATGCGGAGATCCCGCTAGTGTGGGATCTGTGGCGGGTCGGCGCGGCGATTCGCGACTTTCGCCCCGACTGCGTGCATCTCGCGACCGAAGGGCCGCTGGGCTGGGCGGCGCGCAACTGGTTGAACAAGCGCGGCCTGGCGTTCTCCAGCGCCATCCATACCCGCTTTCCCGAGTACGTCAGCACACGCTGGCCGTGGATCGCACCGCGCTGGGGCTACGCCTACCTGCGGGCCTTCCACCGCACCAGTCAGGCGGTACTGGTAACCACCGAGCGCCTGCGCGAGGAGTTCGCCGGCTGGCACCTGCAACGCCTGCAGCTGTGGCGCAAGGGGGTCGATACCACCTTGTTTCGTCCCGAGCAAAGCCGCCCACGGCCGCCGCATCCGGTGTTTCTCTACGTCGGGCGTATCGCCCCGGAGAAGAACCTCGAGGCCTTTCTCGATCTGCAGCTGCCCGGCGAGAAGCGTGTGGTCGGTGATGGTCCGCAGCGCGAGGCGCTGCAGCTGCGCTATCGGCAGGTACGCTTTCTCGGTTATCGCCATGGCCAGGCGTTGGTCGAGGCCTATCAGGATGCGTCGGTACTGGTTTTCCCCTCGCGCACCGATACCTATGGTCTGGTGATGCTCGAGGCGCTGGCCTGCGGCACGCCGGTGGCGGCCTTCCCGGTGGCCGGGCCGCTGGATGTGCTGCAACAGGGCGTCAGTGGGGTGCTGGATGACGATCTGGGCGCGGCCTGCCTGGCGGCGCTGGAACTGGATCGGGCGCGCTGCGCCGAGCTGGCGGCTGCGCAGTCCTGGCGGGCTTCGGCGCTGGAGTTCCTGGCCCTGCAGCCGCTGATCGACGGCGAGCCGGCGGCGCTGGGCGAGGCGTTGGTGGACAGTCGGTAG
- a CDS encoding GGDEF domain-containing protein codes for MRTYHAWLDDVRPSPYADQLSLGFRWLRFSRVLEREYRTHLLDESFELKRIALSTAMVIWLALAALDLMLVQPPHLGWILAVRVLVLVILVGCGGLILQRRYIRLLLPLSMACILALGIGAAVIVGIAHDADPSYPYEGLLLVSMAAYFLVGLRLSEALGCALAVLLAYIGAEWLAGLPLPRLINNVLFLLFGNLIGAVGCYLLEYKSREYFLISRLMRLLADRDSLTGLHNRRSFNRQFERLWRQAQRDGQSLALLLCDIDHFKAYNDHYGHQAGDTALQRVGALIEQAARRPLDMGVRLGGEEFALLLFDIGPDEARQRAEALRQALEAAGIPHQSSDSAAVLTMSIGVACLSPGTEGELSQIYEQADRALYEAKAFGRNQVAA; via the coding sequence GTGCGCACTTATCACGCCTGGCTAGATGACGTTCGCCCCAGCCCCTATGCCGACCAGCTCAGCCTGGGGTTCCGTTGGTTGCGCTTCTCCCGTGTACTGGAGCGCGAATACCGCACCCATTTACTGGACGAGAGCTTCGAGCTCAAGCGCATCGCGCTCAGCACGGCGATGGTCATCTGGCTGGCCCTTGCCGCGCTGGACCTGATGCTGGTGCAGCCGCCCCATCTGGGGTGGATTCTGGCCGTGCGCGTGCTGGTACTGGTCATTCTGGTGGGCTGTGGCGGCCTGATCCTGCAGCGCCGGTACATCCGCCTGCTCTTGCCGCTGAGCATGGCCTGCATCCTCGCCCTGGGTATTGGGGCTGCGGTGATCGTCGGCATCGCCCATGACGCCGACCCCAGCTATCCGTACGAGGGGCTGCTGCTGGTGAGCATGGCCGCCTATTTCCTCGTCGGCCTGCGCCTGAGCGAGGCGCTCGGCTGTGCCCTGGCGGTACTGCTGGCCTACATCGGCGCCGAGTGGCTTGCTGGCCTGCCGCTACCGCGGTTGATCAACAATGTGCTGTTCCTGCTGTTCGGCAACCTGATCGGGGCGGTGGGCTGCTACCTGCTCGAATACAAGTCGCGCGAGTACTTTCTCATCAGCCGGCTGATGCGCCTGCTGGCCGACCGCGACAGCCTCACCGGCCTGCACAACCGGCGCAGCTTCAACCGCCAGTTCGAGCGTCTGTGGCGCCAGGCGCAGCGCGATGGGCAGTCGCTGGCACTGCTGCTCTGCGACATCGACCACTTCAAGGCTTACAACGATCACTATGGCCATCAGGCCGGTGACACCGCGCTGCAGCGGGTGGGGGCGCTGATCGAGCAGGCCGCCCGGCGCCCGCTGGACATGGGGGTGCGTCTGGGCGGCGAGGAGTTTGCCCTGCTGTTGTTCGATATCGGTCCCGACGAGGCCAGGCAGCGCGCCGAGGCGTTGCGTCAGGCACTGGAGGCGGCCGGGATTCCGCACCAGAGTTCCGACAGTGCAGCGGTGCTGACCATGTCCATCGGCGTCGCCTGCCTCAGCCCCGGCACCGAGGGCGAGTTGAGCCAGATCTACGAGCAGGCGGACCGTGCCCTGTACGAGGCCAAGGCGTTCGGGCGTAACCAGGTGGCGGCCTGA
- a CDS encoding tRNA-binding protein — translation MQTIEWQDFEKVELRVGTIRSARPNEKAVKPAYVLEVDLGELGLKTSSAQLTAHYSCDELPGRQVLCVCNFAPKRIAGVRSEILVTGVYDSEQRVVLAGFDRPLPNGARLA, via the coding sequence ATGCAAACCATCGAATGGCAGGATTTCGAGAAGGTGGAGCTGCGCGTCGGCACCATTCGCAGCGCTCGCCCCAATGAGAAGGCCGTGAAGCCGGCCTACGTGCTGGAGGTGGACCTGGGCGAGCTGGGCCTCAAGACCTCCAGCGCCCAGCTCACCGCTCACTACAGCTGCGACGAACTGCCGGGCCGCCAGGTGCTGTGCGTGTGTAATTTCGCGCCCAAGCGCATCGCCGGCGTACGTTCGGAAATCCTGGTGACGGGGGTCTACGACAGCGAACAGCGCGTCGTGCTCGCCGGTTTCGACAGGCCGCTGCCCAACGGGGCGCGCCTGGCATGA
- a CDS encoding AraC family transcriptional regulator, which yields MPPILSLRHYSHEVLCHSHDHAQLVFGLAGELQFEVADQGSRVLRHQLAVVPAEARHACGSPRGSQCLVLDLPANDWLERQLGHHADSIQRLLDKPRAMQLDPVQGQLLSWLASSPINDPVIANQGAALLLGSLACGGQHVQPGGLPLAALDSYIEQHAARPLQVADLARLAGLSVARFHARFLAETGRTPMEHLRLQRLRLAERLLLDSDLPVGEVAARVGYASQSAFTAALSRHLGMTPRQLRRGR from the coding sequence ATGCCCCCGATCCTGTCGTTGCGTCATTACAGCCACGAAGTGCTCTGCCATAGCCACGACCACGCCCAGCTGGTGTTCGGCCTGGCCGGCGAGCTGCAGTTCGAGGTGGCCGATCAGGGCAGCCGAGTACTGCGCCACCAGCTGGCCGTGGTACCGGCCGAGGCTCGCCATGCCTGCGGCAGCCCGCGCGGCAGTCAGTGCCTGGTGCTGGACCTGCCGGCCAACGACTGGCTCGAACGGCAACTCGGCCACCATGCCGACAGTATCCAGCGCCTGCTGGACAAGCCACGGGCGATGCAACTCGATCCCGTGCAGGGCCAGCTGCTCAGCTGGCTCGCCAGCAGCCCGATCAACGACCCGGTGATCGCCAACCAGGGCGCGGCGCTGCTGCTCGGCAGCCTGGCCTGTGGCGGGCAGCACGTGCAGCCCGGCGGCCTGCCGCTGGCGGCGCTGGACAGCTATATCGAGCAGCATGCCGCGCGCCCACTGCAGGTCGCCGACCTGGCCCGTCTGGCCGGCCTTTCGGTGGCGCGCTTTCACGCGCGCTTTCTCGCCGAGACCGGGCGCACGCCCATGGAGCATCTGCGCCTGCAGCGCCTGCGCCTGGCCGAACGCCTGCTGCTGGACAGTGACCTGCCCGTCGGCGAGGTGGCGGCGCGGGTCGGCTACGCCTCGCAGAGCGCCTTTACCGCCGCCCTCTCCCGCCACCTGGGCATGACCCCGCGACAGTTGCGCCGCGGCCGCTAG
- a CDS encoding UDP-2,3-diacylglucosamine diphosphatase, protein MTSAQLAKPTRKQRVRTLWISDVHLGTRDCQAEHLAAFLKRYHADRIYLVGDIIDGWKLRGGIYWPQAHTNVIRRLLTMSKRGTEVIYVTGNHDEFLRRYSSLMLGNIQLVDEAEHVTVDGRRLLVIHGDQFDVITRYHRWLAFLGDSAYEFTLTLNRWLNHWRSRWGYGYWSLSAYLKHKVKTAVNFISDFEEAIAHECVKRGLQGVVCGHIHHAEIRQVGGVEYMNCGDWVESCTALIEHWDGQIELYRLAEAQARLVGEEQAAAVLETGA, encoded by the coding sequence ATGACCAGCGCCCAGCTCGCCAAGCCCACCCGCAAGCAACGTGTCCGCACCCTGTGGATCTCCGACGTGCACCTCGGCACCCGCGACTGTCAGGCCGAGCACCTGGCGGCCTTCCTCAAGCGCTATCACGCCGACCGCATCTACCTGGTGGGTGACATCATCGACGGCTGGAAGCTGCGCGGCGGCATCTACTGGCCGCAGGCGCACACTAACGTGATCCGCCGTCTGCTGACCATGAGCAAGCGCGGCACCGAGGTGATCTACGTCACCGGCAACCACGACGAGTTCCTGCGCCGCTATTCCAGCCTGATGCTGGGCAACATCCAGCTGGTCGACGAGGCCGAGCACGTCACCGTCGACGGCCGCCGCCTGCTGGTGATCCATGGCGACCAGTTCGACGTGATCACCCGCTACCACCGCTGGCTGGCCTTTCTCGGCGACTCGGCCTACGAATTCACCCTGACCCTCAACCGCTGGCTCAACCACTGGCGCAGCCGCTGGGGCTATGGCTACTGGTCGCTGTCGGCCTACCTCAAGCACAAGGTCAAGACCGCGGTGAACTTCATCAGCGACTTCGAGGAGGCCATCGCCCACGAATGCGTCAAGCGCGGCCTGCAGGGCGTCGTGTGCGGTCACATCCACCACGCCGAGATCCGCCAGGTCGGCGGGGTGGAGTACATGAACTGCGGCGACTGGGTGGAGTCCTGCACGGCGCTGATCGAGCACTGGGACGGGCAGATCGAGCTGTATCGCCTGGCCGAGGCGCAGGCGCGCCTGGTCGGTGAGGAACAGGCCGCTGCCGTGCTCGAGACCGGCGCATGA
- a CDS encoding MarR family transcriptional regulator, with protein MSYPDQHRFAMQVAQLSRAWRSELDRRLVGLGLSQARWLVLLHLARFTEMPTQRELAQSVGVEGPTLARLLDSLETQGLVTRVAVPEDRRAKKIALQPKAQPLIEKIEAISTQLRQEVFAGIDEEDLRRCQQVHARVLGNLLK; from the coding sequence ATGTCCTACCCCGATCAACACCGCTTCGCCATGCAAGTCGCCCAACTCTCCCGTGCCTGGCGCTCCGAACTCGACCGGCGCCTGGTCGGCCTCGGCCTGTCCCAGGCGCGCTGGCTGGTGCTGCTGCACCTGGCGCGATTCACCGAGATGCCGACCCAGCGCGAATTGGCGCAGAGCGTGGGGGTCGAAGGGCCTACCCTAGCGCGGTTGCTCGACAGTCTCGAGACTCAGGGGCTGGTGACGCGCGTCGCCGTGCCGGAGGACCGCCGGGCCAAGAAGATCGCCCTGCAGCCCAAGGCGCAGCCGCTGATCGAGAAGATCGAGGCGATCTCCACCCAGCTGCGTCAGGAAGTGTTCGCCGGCATCGACGAGGAAGATCTGCGGCGCTGTCAGCAGGTACACGCCAGGGTGTTGGGCAACCTGCTGAAGTAA
- a CDS encoding SelT/SelW/SelH family protein, with amino-acid sequence MPDQKPEIVITYCTQCQWLLRAAWLAQELLSTFADELGKVSLEPGTGGVFRILCDGVQVWERKADGGFPEAKVLKQRVRDQIDPSRDLGHNDR; translated from the coding sequence ATGCCTGATCAGAAGCCCGAAATCGTCATCACGTATTGCACTCAATGCCAATGGTTGCTGCGCGCTGCCTGGCTGGCCCAGGAGCTGCTCAGCACCTTCGCCGACGAGCTGGGCAAGGTCAGCCTGGAGCCGGGCACCGGCGGCGTGTTTCGCATTCTCTGCGATGGCGTGCAGGTCTGGGAGCGCAAGGCTGATGGTGGCTTCCCGGAGGCCAAGGTGCTCAAGCAGCGCGTGCGCGACCAGATCGACCCGTCCCGCGACCTCGGCCATAACGACAGGTAG